TGGCGAAATCCCAAGCTCCAAGAGGTCGCTACAGAGTAACCTTCCTCCCGAGAGCTGTGGGATTATTATCCGAACTGTGGGCTTCGATGCTATGAAGAGGTAGACGATTCCTTATCTTTCTTCGCACCGATGAAAAAGAGAATCAGCATAAGGACACCGAATGCCACAAGTGCCGTGATCTTGGCGGTATCGTTCTCGTCCGGTTTCCAAACTAGTTTTTGAGTTGTTTCGTCTATAGTCCCGAACAACTTGGTACCTACCGAAATACCATTTTTGAACCAATCGGGAGTAAAGGCAAAGAATGCGATGATGAGACCGCAAAGTGTACCACCGGCGATATACCCGCTGGCGAGCAACACACCGCCACTGGTTTCAGAATCTGCATCTGCATTCGATTTTGGATTTCTAATCTTGTTGGTGATCAGACGTATTACACCACCGATAAAAATGGGCGTTGTAGCAGAGAGAGGCAGGTACATCCCCACAGCAACCGGTAAAGCAGGTACGCCAGCGAATTCGAGTGCTATCGCGAGAAGAAGACCAAAAATGATCAGGCTCCATTCCAACTTACCGCCCAGGATCCCTTCGATGATATTGGTGAACAGCCGCGGCTGAGGAGCGGTAAATTTGGCAGGCGCATCTTCGCCATTATCCATCTTGGTCAGTTCGCGATTAATCGGAATATCGGTCCGGTAAGCCGCTTTGCCCGATGGATCGACGAGATATCGCCCTGGACGAACCGAAGGATTGAATTCATCATCCTTGCGAACGTGAACGATGCGGTATTTATTTGCGTCTTCGTTTTCGTAAGGTCGACCGACAGTCTCACTAGGTGCGTCCGCAGGCACTTGCATAACCACATCAGGTAAGTTTTTCTTCGTGTAGTGCGTCCCGGCAGCGTTGAGTAGGAGCATTGTCAAACCAATAACCATAGCCGAGGCGACAGCTCCCAGGAGAATGGCAATCTGCTGCTTTCGCGGTGTGGCACCGACGAGATAGCCAGTTTTCAAATCCTGCGAAGTCGTTCCGCCGTTACTCGAAGCAATACATACGACCGACGAGACGGTGAGCGCCATCAGCATATCGCTGGCACTCGTTTTTCCCAAGATCAGAAAGATGCCGCAGACGAGCAGGATCGTGGCAATTGTCATCCCGGAAATGGGATTGGACGAAGATCCAACTTCACCTGTTAGCCGACTAGAAACCGTGACGAACAAAAAGCCGAAAAGGAGAACCATAACTGCAGAAATCAGACCGTTTAAAGATAAGCCCAATCCAAGCTGCGGCACGGCCGCCATCGCGATCACCAGGGCCAGGCTACCGAACAGAACGACGAGTATCGAAAGATCGGACTCCGTGCGCTTGGTTGAACTGGCCGAATCTCCGGAATTTCTGGAAGCTCGTAGATCTCGCACGCCGCCGACGATTGAGCCAAAAATTAATGGCAAAGCTCGGCACATACTAATGATACCACCAGCAGCCACCGCCCCAGCCCCGATGTATTTGAGATAGTTTCCTCGAATATCATCCGGTTCCATGTTCCGGATCAAACCGGGATTTTTAAGATCCTTCGGTTTACTATCATCCCAGACGGCGGGTGCAACAACTGTGGTAAGATTTTCCCCGAAGCTGGCGATAACAGGTCCCAGCACGAAGTACGAAAGAAGAGCCCCAGCCATCATCAGCGAAGCAATGCGCGGACCGATCAGATAACCCACGCCTAGAAGTTCGGGGGAAAGCTCACCGGCCACCCCAGCCCCTTTGAGTCCCGTTTTCACACCGGCTTCATTCGTCGAGTACAAATTAATGCCGGGCTCACCCGCCCAAAGTTTCATCGCACTTTGCAGAAACTTATGTACGAGCGCTATGCCGAAGCCGATGAAAACCATCTGAGCGGTGGCACCCCCTTTTTCTCCGGAAATCAAAACTTCCGCACAGGCTCGTCCTTCGGGATAAACCAATTTTCCATGCTGCTTTACAATGAAGGCTCTTCGCAGGGGGATCATCATGAGGATCCCGAGGATGGCCCCGAGTAAAGAAACAGTCATTACTCGAATAGGATCCATCTCGAAGCCCAGGAGCAGCAACGCCGGCATCGTCACCCCAACGCCGAACGCGATGGATTCACCTGCGGATCCTGCCGTTTGGACGATGTTGTTTTCCAGAATAGTGGTTCTTCGAATGCGAAGAGTCTTCGAGAAAATCCGGAAAAGCGTGATAGACAAAACTGCGATAGGAACGGAAGCCGAAACCGTCAGACCTACCTTTAATACCAGGTACAAAGAGGATGCACCGAAAAGAATCCCTAGCAGAGTCCCAACAAGAATAGCCGGTAGAGTCAACTCATGCTGCACCTCGCTGTCCGGGACGTAGGGTTCAAAGTGCGGTTCGTCCGAGGGGACAGCGGGGGCGGTATTCGGTTCACTCATAAATGTCGATCCACCACGAAAAAAGGACGGAGTAACAACCGGAGAGGCTTGCCTTTAGATTGCTTATTCTCGGGTGAAACAGCAAGAGGGGAAATGATTTTTCGGCGCGCATTTGCTGCTGAAAGTCGCGCGATTAGTACCGCGAATCGATCCAGCCGCCGCCCAGGACTCTATTGCCGTCGTAAAACACCACCGCCTGACCAGGAGTCACGGCGCTCTGGGGCTCTTCGAAATCGACAGTCACCGTACCATCCTCGCCGGCGCGCACCGTCGCCGGCACGGCCGAGTGCCGATAGCGAATTTTCGCCGCACAACGCATCGGTTCGTTCAGCGGCACTGGGCACAACCAGTTGATTTCCTTGCCCAACAGACCGACCGAGAGAAGATTTTCCCGGTCGCCCAGCACAACGGTTTTGCTCTCAGGAATGATTTCCAGCACGAAGCGCTTGCGATCCGTGGCGATACCCAGCCCCTTGCGCTGGCCGATGGTGAAGCGTTCGTAACCGTCATGCTCGCCGAGGATCGCCCCGTCCGTATCGACGACCTGACCGGCGGTAGCCAGCTCGGGCCGACGCCGGCGAATTAAAGCGGCATGATCGCCATCGGGCACGAAGCAGATTTCCACCGAATCGGGCTTATCGGCCACGCGGACCAAACCGGCTTCCCGCGCGATCTCGCGGATCTCTGGCTTCTTGTAGCCCCCTACGGGAAAAAGGAGGTGGTCCAGCACTTCCTTCTTGATGCCGTGCAAGACATAGGACTGATCCTTATCTGGATCGACCCCACGATGTAACTCGGCGTTACCGCTGCCATCGCGCAATACCTGGGCATAATGCCCGGTGGCAATGAAATCGGCGTTGAGCTGTTTGCCGAATTCCCAGAGCTTGCCGAACTTCAACCAGTTGTTGCAGACCACGCAGGGATTAGGTGTGCGGCCACGCAAATACTCATCCGTGAAATAGTCGATGATCTGATCGAATTCACGTTCGAAATCGAGAGCGTAAAAGGGAATATCGAGTTTATCGGCCACCCGCCGGGCATCGTTCGAATCGATCGCCGAGCAGCAGCCCTTCTTATTGTCCGGCCGGCAGTCGGTTTCGGTGGCATGCACTCCCGTGCGCATGAACAGCCCCACGACTTCGTACCCCTGCCGCTTCAGCAGTACCGCACTTGCACTGCTGTCGACGCCGCCGCTCATCGCCAGGACGACTTTTTTCATGACCGCAAAACTCTTAACGAAACTTCAAAAAGCTATTGTATTTTAGGCCGGGCCAGGAATCGAAACTTCTTTACCGGACAACATTTTACGATATCACTCTGCCAGACAATCCTGTTTTTTCTTCACAATCCATTCCTGAGCGCGGCGGTATAAGCCTGAATTTAGCCACCTAGGAGATATGAAGTTTTAGTGAAGCTGCCCTGTTACGAGAGGCTCGACTCGATGAAGCTCAAATACTGGTCGCTAGTGTGTGGAACGGCCTTCGGCCTGAATCCCAACCTTCCTAGCCAAAATTCTCTTCTGGCCGGCGATCCCAAAGTGCCTGCGGCCGATACCAAAACGAAAGAGGACTTTGGGCTCACCAAGGTTCATTCCTACCACATCGAAATGACGGCGGAGGAATGGAAGAAAATGCAGGAAGTTGTGGGCGGGCGTGGGCCGGGCGGACCCGGAGGACCTGGCGGTGGTTTTGGTCCCGGTCGAGGCGGACCGGGTGGCGGACCCGGAGGACCTGGCGGCGGCCCGGAAGGCAGACCGGCGCAGCCGTCGGAAGCGGCCGGGAAAAACAATCCTCAAACGAAGGATTCCCATCGCGGCTCGGGTTTCGGAACCGAATTTCCCTGGGCGAAGGGAACTTTCGTCGGCGACGGCGAAACCGTTCAAAATGTCGGGCTGCGCTACAAGGGCAACGCCAGCTACATGGCCTCCTCACGCGGTTTAAAACGAAATATCAAAGTGGATTTCAACCACTACGAGGAGGAGTTGAAGTTTCACGATCTCAAAGCGCTGAATCTCAATGCCGGGGCCATGGACCCGACCAAAATTCACGAAGTGCTGGCTTACTCGCTGTTTCGTAAAGCCGGCGTAGCCGCCGCGCGAACGGCGTTCGCGGAAGTGACCCTCAGCGTTCCGGGCAAGTATGACAACGAACTCCTGGGGCTGTACACGGTGGTGGAACAGGTCGACAAGAACTTCCTGAAGCAGAACTTCAAGAACACCAAGGGCCTGTTGATGAAGCCCGAACGGGTGCGCGGCCTGGAATACCTCGGCGACGACTGGGCCAAGTACAAAACCATGTACCAACCTAAACACGACGCCACCAAGGAACAGGCCCAGCGCGTCATTGATTTCGCCAAACTGGTGTTCAAAGCCGACGATGAGCAGTTCAAGAAAGAAATTGGATCCTATCTGGATATCGACGCTTTCCTGCGCTTCTTCGCCGTTAACGCTTATGTGGTGAATCTGGATTGCTTCTTCAGCATGGGCCAC
The genomic region above belongs to Telmatocola sphagniphila and contains:
- a CDS encoding OPT family oligopeptide transporter — encoded protein: MSEPNTAPAVPSDEPHFEPYVPDSEVQHELTLPAILVGTLLGILFGASSLYLVLKVGLTVSASVPIAVLSITLFRIFSKTLRIRRTTILENNIVQTAGSAGESIAFGVGVTMPALLLLGFEMDPIRVMTVSLLGAILGILMMIPLRRAFIVKQHGKLVYPEGRACAEVLISGEKGGATAQMVFIGFGIALVHKFLQSAMKLWAGEPGINLYSTNEAGVKTGLKGAGVAGELSPELLGVGYLIGPRIASLMMAGALLSYFVLGPVIASFGENLTTVVAPAVWDDSKPKDLKNPGLIRNMEPDDIRGNYLKYIGAGAVAAGGIISMCRALPLIFGSIVGGVRDLRASRNSGDSASSTKRTESDLSILVVLFGSLALVIAMAAVPQLGLGLSLNGLISAVMVLLFGFLFVTVSSRLTGEVGSSSNPISGMTIATILLVCGIFLILGKTSASDMLMALTVSSVVCIASSNGGTTSQDLKTGYLVGATPRKQQIAILLGAVASAMVIGLTMLLLNAAGTHYTKKNLPDVVMQVPADAPSETVGRPYENEDANKYRIVHVRKDDEFNPSVRPGRYLVDPSGKAAYRTDIPINRELTKMDNGEDAPAKFTAPQPRLFTNIIEGILGGKLEWSLIIFGLLLAIALEFAGVPALPVAVGMYLPLSATTPIFIGGVIRLITNKIRNPKSNADADSETSGGVLLASGYIAGGTLCGLIIAFFAFTPDWFKNGISVGTKLFGTIDETTQKLVWKPDENDTAKITALVAFGVLMLILFFIGAKKDKESSTSS
- the mnmA gene encoding tRNA 2-thiouridine(34) synthase MnmA — translated: MKKVVLAMSGGVDSSASAVLLKRQGYEVVGLFMRTGVHATETDCRPDNKKGCCSAIDSNDARRVADKLDIPFYALDFEREFDQIIDYFTDEYLRGRTPNPCVVCNNWLKFGKLWEFGKQLNADFIATGHYAQVLRDGSGNAELHRGVDPDKDQSYVLHGIKKEVLDHLLFPVGGYKKPEIREIAREAGLVRVADKPDSVEICFVPDGDHAALIRRRRPELATAGQVVDTDGAILGEHDGYERFTIGQRKGLGIATDRKRFVLEIIPESKTVVLGDRENLLSVGLLGKEINWLCPVPLNEPMRCAAKIRYRHSAVPATVRAGEDGTVTVDFEEPQSAVTPGQAVVFYDGNRVLGGGWIDSRY
- a CDS encoding CotH kinase family protein; translated protein: MKLKYWSLVCGTAFGLNPNLPSQNSLLAGDPKVPAADTKTKEDFGLTKVHSYHIEMTAEEWKKMQEVVGGRGPGGPGGPGGGFGPGRGGPGGGPGGPGGGPEGRPAQPSEAAGKNNPQTKDSHRGSGFGTEFPWAKGTFVGDGETVQNVGLRYKGNASYMASSRGLKRNIKVDFNHYEEELKFHDLKALNLNAGAMDPTKIHEVLAYSLFRKAGVAAARTAFAEVTLSVPGKYDNELLGLYTVVEQVDKNFLKQNFKNTKGLLMKPERVRGLEYLGDDWAKYKTMYQPKHDATKEQAQRVIDFAKLVFKADDEQFKKEIGSYLDIDAFLRFFAVNAYVVNLDCFFSMGHNYYIYLNPDTNKFVYFPWDLDLSFGGFPMMGGGDQQINLSLTHPHGGENKLIDRLLAVKEINEKYQALLKEFAKTIFNKETLLKELESVEKTTAGLIAKEKKAAEARKETGGGFGGPGGPGGFGPGGGGPGGPGGGFGRGPGGPGGPGGGLTKSLKEFFELRTVAVSDQINGKSKGYVPQGFGPGGGGRGGPGGGFGMRFPQPGEVMPEMIQNMLNLTSEQKKKLAEIQKETDSQIEKLLTEDQRKQLKEFKERGPGGFPGGPGGPGGFGPGGPGGFGPGGPGGPPNDE